A window of the Pseudodesulfovibrio sp. JC047 genome harbors these coding sequences:
- a CDS encoding ATP-binding cassette domain-containing protein, producing MSEHETVIRVKNLTCGYGDTVILKDINFDITKGEIFIILGGSGCGKSTLLKNMIGLIPPMQGHVLYGEQDLTAAHGDKRNEIIRKFGVMYQMGALFGSMTLLQNVMLPLEEFTDLPPEAIRIIATSKLNMVDLGTAIHKMPAALSGGMKKRAAIARAMALDPGILFLDEPGAGLDPISSASLDQLILDLSNNLGITFVIVTHELESIYKIADRVIMLDKDAQSIVAEGDPRKLRDTSDNAFVRRFFRREPELEAIEEAPSQTANKDME from the coding sequence ATGAGCGAACACGAAACCGTCATACGCGTCAAAAACCTCACCTGCGGATATGGGGACACTGTCATCCTCAAGGATATCAATTTTGATATCACGAAAGGAGAAATCTTCATCATTCTTGGCGGGTCAGGCTGTGGGAAATCCACATTGCTCAAAAACATGATCGGCCTGATCCCCCCCATGCAAGGACACGTCCTGTACGGTGAGCAGGACCTGACCGCAGCACACGGCGACAAACGCAACGAAATCATCCGTAAATTTGGAGTAATGTACCAGATGGGGGCCTTGTTCGGCTCCATGACACTCCTGCAAAACGTCATGCTTCCGCTGGAAGAATTCACGGACCTTCCACCAGAGGCCATACGCATCATCGCCACATCCAAACTGAATATGGTGGATCTGGGCACTGCGATCCACAAAATGCCCGCAGCCTTGTCCGGAGGCATGAAAAAACGGGCAGCCATTGCCCGTGCCATGGCTTTGGACCCCGGCATTCTTTTTCTGGACGAACCAGGAGCTGGGCTTGATCCCATTTCCAGTGCGTCATTGGACCAACTCATCCTCGATCTGTCCAACAACCTTGGCATCACTTTTGTCATCGTCACCCACGAGTTGGAATCCATTTACAAAATCGCGGATCGAGTTATCATGCTTGACAAGGACGCTCAATCAATCGTTGCCGAAGGGGATCCCAGAAAACTCAGGGACACCTCGGATAACGCATTTGTCAGACGTTTTTTCCGCCGAGAACCGGAGCTGGAAGCCATTGAAGAGGCCCCCTCTCAAACGGCAAACAAGGATATGGAATGA
- a CDS encoding ABC transporter permease — MKKQSQTLHISDATVSVSDHKGTRIITLGGRLDAAGIAAIWDQTLSMLSPVSSSDLTADLRDVTYLDGAGVALLLKLKQMATEHHAKFSLAHLRDEDRHLIDLAWNSTPTAQPLDEQDRPGLVESINAHIKDVWLGIHEMIAFVGESAVLLTQAMIHPRQVRWKNVLHSCINVGVDSLFIITLIGFLMGLIMSFQSAVSLERFGGEIFVPNMLGLVMFREMGPLVTAILLAARSGSAFAAEIGTMKINEELDALTTMGLSPMRFLVVPKIIATMIVVPLMILFFNLASLVGGAVVMLSMGYPLVTFTSRVFSYLDYSDFWSGMGKGIIFSFLVAGVGCLRGIQTRSGASAVGLSTTSAVVSGIILIAFADGIFAMAFYYIGI, encoded by the coding sequence GTGAAAAAACAATCGCAGACACTACACATTTCTGACGCAACGGTGTCCGTTTCCGACCACAAAGGCACCCGAATCATCACATTGGGCGGTCGTCTTGACGCGGCTGGTATCGCGGCTATTTGGGACCAGACGCTCTCGATGCTGTCTCCTGTTTCGTCCTCGGACCTCACTGCCGATTTACGAGACGTCACCTACCTCGACGGGGCCGGGGTTGCCCTTCTTCTCAAACTCAAACAGATGGCAACGGAACACCATGCCAAATTTTCGCTGGCCCATCTCCGGGACGAAGATCGACACCTTATCGATCTGGCCTGGAACAGCACCCCCACCGCACAGCCACTGGATGAACAGGACCGCCCGGGACTGGTCGAATCCATCAACGCACACATCAAAGACGTCTGGCTTGGCATCCATGAAATGATCGCCTTTGTCGGAGAATCTGCGGTACTCCTGACTCAGGCCATGATACATCCTCGACAAGTTCGCTGGAAAAATGTTCTCCATTCCTGCATCAACGTCGGTGTGGACTCGCTGTTCATCATCACGCTCATCGGCTTTCTCATGGGGCTTATCATGTCGTTCCAATCCGCTGTCAGTCTGGAACGCTTTGGTGGCGAAATATTTGTTCCCAACATGCTCGGGCTGGTCATGTTCCGTGAAATGGGACCACTGGTCACGGCCATTCTGTTGGCTGCCCGATCAGGCTCGGCCTTTGCCGCCGAAATCGGCACCATGAAAATCAACGAAGAACTGGACGCCCTGACCACCATGGGACTCTCCCCCATGCGCTTTCTGGTTGTGCCAAAAATCATCGCCACCATGATAGTGGTTCCCTTGATGATTCTTTTTTTCAATCTCGCATCGCTGGTCGGCGGGGCCGTGGTCATGCTCTCCATGGGATACCCACTGGTCACGTTTACCTCGCGCGTTTTTTCCTATCTGGATTACAGTGATTTCTGGAGCGGCATGGGCAAGGGAATCATCTTCAGCTTCCTGGTTGCCGGTGTGGGATGCCTCCGCGGCATCCAGACTCGATCCGGTGCCAGTGCCGTCGGGTTGTCCACCACCAGCGCAGTGGTCTCCGGCATCATCCTCATCGCCTTTGCCGACGGTATCTTCGCCATGGCATTCTATTATATAGGAATATAG